A genomic window from Nematostella vectensis chromosome 9, jaNemVect1.1, whole genome shotgun sequence includes:
- the LOC116617866 gene encoding transcriptional regulator Erg has translation MYGLSSESNVVPDASVYVQDTLLEEQSLFDSSFHDAYKPVKPNSKTDSYYKKRPLEAELEEPAAKRAFVPNDDYLERNSPSPAPQSLAHDNRRVIVPADPLCWTKEHVRQWILWAIKEFSLKDIDIDRFNIDGRDLCRLTRDDFMKLAPAYNGDILMAHLCVLRKTPLPNLTSDDIDSALAPASVSTQSCTAYTPTSSLYDSRPHPVITSNPNAASSRSTDYSMSRYSNNDAYDRATPTWSAPASQTPRLSHMKDGVVPNKTVPEATVQTGSFNASPMPHRADTPATGSGQIQLWQFLLELLSDPKNANCIAWEGTNGEFKLVDPDEVARRWGERKNKPNMNYDKLSRALRYYYDKNIMTKIHGKRYAYKYDFQGLAQLNQPITSDAQAHAQAAYKFPGSDFYAGFPTASLYSHPGANTCFQMPYWGRAPPAYPQTRPMYPSPMASMTYYA, from the exons GATACACTGCTGGAAGAGCAATCACTCTTCGACTCGTCTTTTCACGACGCGTACAAACCAGTAAAACCCAACTCGAAAACCGACTCCTACTACAAGAAACGACCACTCGAAGCGGAACTCGAAGAACCGGCGGCGAAACGAGCATTCGTGCCAAATGACGATTATCTCGAGCGAAATTCTCCTTCTCCTGCCCCACAAAGCTTGGCTCATGATAACCGAAGAGTCATCGTCCCAGCCG ATCCTCTATGCTGGACCAAAGAACACGTTCGCCAGTGGATCCTTTGGGCAATCAAAGAATTCTCACTTAAAGACATCGACATCGACCGATTCAACATCGATGGACGCGACCTCTGCCGACTCACACGAGACGATTTCATGAAGCTCGCCCCAGCCTACAACGGCGACATTCTGATGGCCCATCTGTGCGTCTTGAGAAAAA CACCGTTACCGAATCTCACATCAGACGACATCGACTCGGCTCTCGCACCCGCTTCAGTCTCGACCCAATCCTGCACtgcttacacccctacctcatCCCTCTACGACTCGAGACCACACCCTGTAATCACAAGCAACCCTAACGCTGCCTCATCCAGGAGTACCGACTACAGCATGTCGCGCTACAGCAATAACGATGCCTACGACCGCGCCACACCGACCTGGAGCGCCCCAGCATCGCAAACCCCCAGGCTCTCCCACATGAAGGACGGGGTTGTCCCGAACAAGACCGTCCCCGAGGCAACAGTACAGACAGGCTCATTCAATGCCAGCCCGATGCCCCACCGTGCCGATACCCCTGCTACAGGTAGCGGCCAGATTCAGCTATGGCAGTTCCTCTTAGAGCTGCTCTCAGACCCCAAGAACGCTAACTGCATCGCCTGGGAGGGCACCAACGGCGAGTTCAAACTGGTGGACCCGGATGAGGTAGCAAGAAGGTGGGGAGAGAGAAAAAACAAGCCCAACATGAACTACGACAAGCTTAGCCGTGCTCTCAGGTACTACTACGACAAAAACATCATGACCAAAATCCACGGCAAGCGCTACGCCTACAAGTACGACTTCCAGGGCCTTGCGCAACTCAACCAGCCAATCACATCTGACGCTCAGGCGCATGCTCAGGCCGCTTACAAGTTCCCAGGCTCCGACTTCTACGCGGGATTCCCGACCGCATCGCTGTACTCGCACCCCGGCGCAAACACCTGCTTCCAGATGCCGTACTGGGGGCGTGCCCCACCTGCTTACCCACAGACCCGACCGATGTACCCCTCACCCATGGCCAGTATGACCTACTACGCCTAA